TCCAGAATAAGAGACCAAGGAAATCAGATTCAATCTAACTTTCCACAGAAAGCAAAAGCAAATGCAATATATAACTTAAAGTTTCAAAGTttcaaatcaataaaattgcaattccTTATCGTTATCAATTCTCTTTGGATTAAAACCGGCGGTTAgtaaccggaaccggcggttaaacCGGAACCGGATAACTGGTATCCGGGCCGGTTACGGTTCAAGCattcgacgaaccggaaccggcggttccggaaccgtggccACGTCTAGAAGAAGTGAATTACCATGATTGAGCGGCATGCATTAGCATTACGAATTTACGACAAAATCATTATTAATTATGAGTTTAGCTTACGAAAGCAAAAGGCCACCTGCTGAAAGTGACTGTAATAGCTTCACTCTAAGTCACTTCCACTGATTAAAATTGTCCACCGACTTTTTTTTACATAATACTgctactattaattaattaattcatcttCTTTTCACAGATTATAATCTTCAAGGTCCACTTTTTGCATGGTCGCATAATTACATCACACCCCAattcctttttattattattaaggaATCGAATTTGATGCATGTTAATCTATACCTATTGATGATaccattaataaattataagaaCATTACCCAATCAATAAATACATAAGAAACGTCTATTACATCACAACTGATAGAAACGTGTTGCTATTTATTAGTTGTGGCAAACCTTCTCTTTCGAGTGTTGGAAAACGCCGCAAAACAAGGATTAGGGAAGAAATTCAAGTATAACCATTCTGATACTCAAGTTAACACTAATTATAAGTACTAATAATttttagagaaaaaaataaaatgatgaaaatacataaaagataatatcaaaagtaaaaaagatgATATCATAATAGATGATACAGGCTTGGTGCTATGCTGAGCATTAGCTAACAAGAATATGTTATACTCCTCTATCTATTTATGGTTGAATCGGTTCATATTTTCAATTCATAACAGTTCAATATTTTAGTGGTTTTATGTTCAAATTAGACCGAACAACATGTTGGTTCGCAGCCTGATCCGGTCCAATTTATAAAGTTTTTGTTCAAAAtggtactccatccgtcccaagataaaTGAGACGTTTTTTTTttcgcactcgttttgaaaaaatgatagaataaaatagttagagtgaataaagagtaaagtaagagagaaaatagtatagagaagagtctttatctatattattctctctcttacttttactctttctccactctaactattttGTTCTCTCTCTGTCACGAAGTTGCCTGTCCCACCAAGCAGCCGCGCCAGATTTTAGACGACACGCAACCATAGCAGCTCGTTTTTCGGTGGGTACCTCAACATGTTCAAAGAACCTATCTACATCTGTAACCCAATCGAGGAAATCTTCAATATTGGTACCTCAACATGTTCAAAGAACCTATCTACATCTGTAACCCAATCGAGGAAATCTTCAATATTGAGGGTTCCATCGAATGAGGGAATGTCAATCTTCAGTCTGAACTCCGATGCCCCCTTTCTCCCAGTTCCCGTTTCATGATTGTGTGTGATGTCACCACGCGGACGACGATGGGCCTGCATCCGGATGTTTCTCCTTCGAGAGGCAGATTCATCAATGCTTTCCTCTGGATTGTCTGATGAATTGGATGTTGAATGTTGCAACCTCGTTGATTTCGTTGCAGCCCTAGACCAATTAGAGCGATGAGAACGCTCAGAGTCAGTTGACTCGACCTCAGATGGTTGTTCCTTGCGTCCCACCCTACGGTGGTGGCGCTGGTCCTCCCTCCTGATCCTGTTAACCCTAGATGACGAACCTACATCCATCTCTAGAATTTCCAGCCTTTGAGTTATTCCTTCAATCTGCGTTTGAACGGAATCAAAACGCCGATCGAGGTGTTGCTCCAAGCGGCGCAACAACACGCAATCTCCCTCGGTCATAGATCCGTCTTTGGAACCATGGCCGCTGAGATTGGAAGCTCCAGAATTGCCAACCATAACTGATACCACCTGACACAGAGTAGGATCCAAGAATAAACTTTATAAAATCTGATCTGACCCTTTTACAGCATATTGACGTCCTTATATAGGCATATAAGAACCCTTACAGCTAAAGGAAACAAATAAGGTAATTATTCCTAACAGcaaaaaggaaacaaataagGTAATTATTCCTAATAgcaaaaggaaacaaaaaaaagaaatactaacaAAAGATAACTTCTGGAAATAAAATATCGATTAAGAATCTGGAGCCCCCGTTTGTTCTGCGTCAGCACTGATCAGAGCACTTGAAGTGTAGTATTCTCTTGGAGTTATTGATGACGATGCAAAACTTGCATCTCCTACTGGATTCCATATTGCTGAAATTCCACTAGTAAGTTGCTGAAGCCCAATCTCCTTATATTGCATCAATGATGATTTTGTATGCTACACAATTTTtcgttttttactttttcaaattAAGTTTGTGATGGAAGAAAATAATAATTCTGATGCACAAGATGATCATTGTTTTATTATGTGAAGTGTACTGGATTAGGAGGGTCATGTAAGGAGTGTTGTGATTTTTTCTGGAGAGTTAACATTTTTTTACATAATTTATCGTAATCTTTCCGTTGCTAAGCAAGTGTATATGCAGGATCCGATGGTTTCAAAAATGattttagcttcaaatgatCTTGGCTGTTCTGAAGAAGCCATCACTATTGCTGCTGTGTTGTCCTTACAGGTTTGTTTTCTTCTTTCTGCAACTTCTATTAAGTTAACATCTCTGCATTCTGCTATCATTTGATCGCATAATTCAGATTGTGAAAGACTCCAATTTTCACATTTCTTCCTCTTTTGCTTCCCATCTTTCTTCCTCCCCATGAAGTCGATCTGGTATTCAACCAGGGGATCAGAAAAGGAATTGGATGAGGCCAAGTTGAGATTTGCTGCTGCTGAGGTGCTTTCTTGTTCTGCTCATCCATCATATGCTCTGCACAATTTTTGACTTGCAggttttaatattttgtatcTATCTCAACAAGAAGTTCTGAGCTTTTGAAATATCCTTATAGTGCCTTCTGGATTAGGTAAAACATAGTTACTTATAGATCTATGGTTGTTATGGAAGATGGATGTACCATTATTTTGAACCAAAGTATCACTCTTTGTGTGAGAGTTGCTTGTTTATATTGATTATCCTATAGGTATCTTGTATCATGCGTATTGGATTGTGCTGTTCCATTAGCTTTAGGAGAAATCGGATATGGGCATGCTGGACTACTTATTATCAACAAGTACTCATTAGGTTATTACATATGGAATTGTCCACTACGTTATCTGATTGGCTAGTGTAACAGAAGTAATAGTTAGTCATGGATTTGTTATACTTCTTTGAGTTTTTAACTTTAATGTCTTACCTTAAAAAGAAGCCAACTGTAATTGTTGTTACCATCCAGCTTTTACGGATTGagtgaatttattattttcgtGTTTATaaatcaacaatcaacaacatTTTATATTTGCCTATCCTCTCATAACATTCTTACTCTCTTAGAAATGATTTTTTATACATTTTCTGGTTCTGCTCATAATTTTGCAGGGTGACCATATTACCTTCTTAAATGTGTATAGAGGATATGTTGAGTCTAATAAATCTTCGAGTTGGTGTCACAGGAACCACATAAACTACCATGCAATGGTGAGTATTGTAAATTGTATacattgaaaatttgaaaaaatttcaATGTGCTCGTCTTAGATTTTGGTTTTCTTTGCCTACAGAAAAAAGTTGACGACGTTCGAAAACAGTTGAGAAGAATAGCACAACGTTTGGGCATATCCCTTAAATCTTGTGACCACGATATGCAGGTTAGTACAGGGGGAACATCTGATGATTACTTTGTCGCATAGCTTAGAGAACAATCAATTTTGTCTTACAAGCCAAAGGCACATTCCTGGACCTAATTTTCCTCATGGTGTTTTTTGTATTGCTGGACCTAATTTTCTTAAGCATTGTTGATTCATCCACACTACACCCTTGCATAGATTCAGGAATAGATGTTCCACTCATGTCACATACATGTGCTTGcatgatttaaataataaatgatTGCCACATCACTggcaataataatattaatttcaaCATGTTGTGTTTGTTTCTAATAAAATATACTGTAATAGTTTCCTAATTTCTTTAATGGGATATTGGATTCGGCAGGCAGTGAGGAAGGCAGTTACTGCTGGATTTTTCTCAAACGCTTGTTGCGTAGAAGTAAGTGTTGTTTTAAGTGTTACTTTTCTAGTTAACAGATATTAATATCAAACTCACATTATTGGGGAAAACTTGGCTCGCTCTGAGCATAATTTGATTTGTGTCCCTTATCTGTTGCTTATATTTAGGCCTTCAGCCATAACGGTGCATACAAAACTATACGAGGTTCACAAGAAGTCTATATTCACCCTTCGTCTGTATTATTCAGGTTAGATGgtgttatttattttcttagaTACTATCTCATAGAAATTAGAAGAATAGAAGTATCAGCGTGTGTTCGGGTTTTGGTATGTATTGTGCAGAGTAAATCCAAAGTGGGTGATCTACCATTCTATTGTCTCGACTGAGCGTCAGTACATGCGCAATGTCATCACTATAGAACCCTCGTGGCTGCCAGAGGCTGCTCCGCACTTCTACCACCGCCAACAGCTTGATCCTAGATTGCATTCCTAGTGTTCCTTTGACAATAAAGCTTATGCCGTATCTGTGCTCCTTTCGGTTGCTCTCTCCCGCCATTTGTGATCGTTTGCCTGAAGATGTATGCATCGCGCCTCAGTGAAAGAGCTTAGATAAACCTCATGCAAGCTTGTTTCGTCGCAGACCTCTGTGAGATTGCTAATTTTGAACTCGGTGAGAAGCTAGAGCTGAAAGAGGCAGAATGACAGAGTTACTGATTCCTTGAGGTGGTGCTGCTGCTACTTAATCAGATTAACGTTTCAACTCATCAAAATCAGGAGTCTCATCATCGTCACAGTGAAATCAAATGTATTAGGTGGGATATCAAATGTGAGTTGGTATCAGTCAATTTCTCTAGAATGATTAAAAAGTTATATCCGGGTTGCAAGTCTATCTTGAATCTATGTAAGAATAGGCATACGCGTCATTTTAGTTCGACTATCAAAactagtatttaatttaataataatatattctcTCAATCCactaaaaatagtctcattttgttcCGATCAATCTATTAAAATTAGACTaatttctatttataaaaatgttTCACTTTCCCTGCACTCGTGAAAGCTTGTGTACTTCatgaataataatatttttcgtgaatatgagaaataatattttttaatcatgTGAAAGGATAACTGTAACTTAAAATTAAGATTCATTTTTCATTTGGATCTATGTCGTCCAGAATATGCTCAGAGAATGACAGTTGGGGGTTGCAAAAAAAGTTTAGTTTCCGAAGCAATAGGCAGAGGATGCCAACTGAGTCGTTAAATATGGCAACTTTAAATATTGGGGGGTTAGCTAGCATGGGGAAGATGAGCATAATCTGTGTGATGGCTGTGGTGGCGATTCTTTTACAGGATATGTAGGTGGCGATTCAATTCAACtcaatttggatgaatattagtactagtataataCATCTTGTCAGCTTTCATGTCACATCTACTTTTGTTTCCAAACACCATATAATTTCAAATGCACGATTAGCATGCATCTAAGAACGAACGAGGCTAATAGTATACCCTCTGTCCttgaaaatttatcacttatctctattttttccgtccctaaaaatttgtcaccttttacttttaccatttttgaaaACACTCCAACTGTTGTAAAATGAATCAAAATGCAGATGTAAATACTGAAGTAAAGAACCATGAAGAGCTTCAGACCACATTGTTATTTGTTATTGTCTTGTTTGATCCAAAACATTACATAGCCGTATTAATACTAGGCATATTTTCTTGGTTAAACACATAGACTATTACATAAACCTTATTAACTTCTTTGGATAATTTGACTTGATATTTGTCTGGTCACTCGATTATATAGATTCGGGTTTTGTTTTCTTCTAATTTCTATCACTGGTATATGTTTGGTTTTGAATCAGCAACGGTGCTTTCGGGAACCAAAGAGGCTGCTCAAGAAAGGGCAGCTCTTGGCATGGGATTGGTTGCTGGATCAACGGTTTTGATTCTGACTTTCATATGGGGCGTTTCCATTATCCTTGCCAGCTATGATCTCTCAGAAGCTCCCACTCTTGACAAATCTGGAAGCCAGAAAACCACACCACAAGGTGCCATTTTATCATCTTTGATCTAACCTTCTTCATGTTGTTCCAATTGCTaaacttctctctctcttgagCAGGTTATGGCATTGTTACGGATGCCGAAGCAAGCTACACTTCACGGATAATGCTGATACCCTTGCTTCCTTTTCTCATCCTTCTGCTAGCACAGGCTTTCAGTTCATCATCAGTGAAGAGAGTGTTTCTTCTCATTGCACTCATTGTCTCAGTTTTGTTgcttttcggcttcattttgtATCAGGCATTCCAGCCTTGGATTCAGTCTCGTAGATTCGAGTACTTTATGAGCAAATATGCGAAGGACAAGCTGCTCAGACTCTTGTCCAGGAACGGCAGGCCTGATACTCGGAAAATACAAGAGTACGTTGATCAGTGTAACTTGTATTAAGCCAACATTTCCAATGCCTCACCAGTTCCGTCTTGGTGTCGTTTGCAGCCTGTTTAACCAAATCGACAAGGACAGAAGCACGTCTGTATCAGCAGCAGAACTCAGAGTGCTTCTCTTAGGTGTGAGGCTGGATGAAGATGATTTGAGCACAGACAGGGATGTTGAGAATGTGTTGGAGTCTTTTGATACCACCGGAGATGGACGTATCAACCAGGAAGAGTTCATCGCAGGCATGACCAAATTACTCGATGATCTGGCTGAGGAGAGGCGAAACCGCATCAAAGGAAGCAGAGCCACCAATTCTCAGGTAAATATATTTCTGCCAAAAATTGACTGAAATGCAGCTGCTGATCCTATATTGTATAATGCCAATCTTCAGGCAAGTGATCCATCACAACAGGGCTTGTTAGTTAACAGCAACACCTCGAACGTAAGCAAAAGCCAAAGTTCTCAAACCACTTGGCTGAACTATCTGCAAGCTCTTTCCTTGGTGATTCTTGGGATTGCATTGATGTCTGCTTTCGCAGAGCCACTGATCACCAGTGTCGTGGGTTTCGCCACAGCAGCATATCTGCCTAATTTCTCTGTCTCATACTTGGCAATACCCTTAGCTACGAACTACCGAGTTGCAGTGCAAGCATTTGCTTCATCCGGAAACAAGTCACAGAACTCCATTTCTTTGACACTCTCTACAGTAAGTTATTCACTTGTTCAGTCAAAATAAATGCATACATACATGAAGATATCACTTTTCCATATTCTGAAATCtctgattttaatttgttgtgcAGCTTTACAGTAGCGTGTACATGAACAACGTGGCGAGCTTGATTGTGTTCCTTGCACCAGTTAATGCTCTGAATCTGTCTGTAGATGTCTTTGCAGAAGTTCTGGTAGTTATCACGATGAACACTGTGATGACGGCTCTGACAGGCTTCCGCACCTCATT
The window above is part of the Salvia splendens isolate huo1 unplaced genomic scaffold, SspV2 ctg206, whole genome shotgun sequence genome. Proteins encoded here:
- the LOC121789317 gene encoding probable pre-mRNA-splicing factor ATP-dependent RNA helicase DEAH9 translates to MSSDGVPEIQRSNLVSCIIQDPMVSKMILASNDLGCSEEAITIAAVLSLQSIWYSTRGSEKELDEAKLRFAAAEGDHITFLNVYRGYVESNKSSSWCHRNHINYHAMKKVDDVRKQLRRIAQRLGISLKSCDHDMQAVRKAVTAGFFSNACCVEAFSHNGAYKTIRGSQEVYIHPSSVLFRVNPKWVIYHSIVSTERQYMRNVITIEPSWLPEAAPHFYHRQQLDPRLHS
- the LOC121789314 gene encoding sodium/calcium exchanger NCL2-like, encoding MGLVAGSTVLILTFIWGVSIILASYDLSEAPTLDKSGSQKTTPQGYGIVTDAEASYTSRIMLIPLLPFLILLLAQAFSSSSVKRVFLLIALIVSVLLLFGFILYQAFQPWIQSRRFEYFMSKYAKDKLLRLLSRNGRPDTRKIQDLFNQIDKDRSTSVSAAELRVLLLGVRLDEDDLSTDRDVENVLESFDTTGDGRINQEEFIAGMTKLLDDLAEERRNRIKGSRATNSQASDPSQQGLLVNSNTSNVSKSQSSQTTWLNYLQALSLVILGIALMSAFAEPLITSVVGFATAAYLPNFSVSYLAIPLATNYRVAVQAFASSGNKSQNSISLTLSTLYSSVYMNNVASLIVFLAPVNALNLSVDVFAEVLVVITMNTVMTALTGFRTSFPSWLGYVVVMLYPVSLALTYVLTYVLGWP